From Salipiger profundus, a single genomic window includes:
- a CDS encoding DegQ family serine endoprotease: MFMIVSQSLMAQAQNMPESFADLADKISPSVVNITTSTTVAGRTGPQGVVPEGSPFEDFFREFQDRNGPQGDRPRRSSALGSGFVISEDGYIVTNNHVIEGADEIQIEFFEGFTLPAELVGTDPNTDIALLKVEAEEPLHYVSFGDSDEARVGDWVMAMGNPLGQGFSVSAGIVSARNRALSGTYDDYIQTDAAINRGNSGGPLFNMDGNVIGVNTAILSPNGGSIGIGFSMASNVVTKVVDQLKEYGETRRGWLGVRIQDVTEDMAEALGLASATGAMVSDVPDGPAKDAGMKAGDVITSFDGNKVEDTRQLVRIVGNTEVGKSVRVVVNRNGNSETLKVTLGRREEAERTYPASQEMTPEDEPAESELMGLTLSPLTSDLRDELGLQSSAKGLAVTQVDETSEAFEKGLRAGDVITEAGQSEVLSISDLETKITEARDAGRKSILLLVRRGGDPRFVALSLNQDE; the protein is encoded by the coding sequence ATGTTCATGATCGTGTCGCAGTCGCTGATGGCGCAGGCGCAGAACATGCCCGAGAGCTTCGCGGACCTTGCGGACAAGATCAGCCCGTCGGTGGTGAACATCACCACCTCGACGACGGTCGCCGGTCGCACCGGGCCGCAGGGCGTGGTTCCCGAGGGTTCGCCCTTCGAGGATTTCTTCCGCGAGTTTCAGGACCGCAACGGTCCGCAGGGCGACCGTCCGCGCCGCTCTTCGGCACTGGGCTCCGGCTTCGTGATCTCGGAAGACGGCTACATCGTCACCAACAACCACGTCATCGAGGGCGCCGACGAGATCCAGATCGAGTTCTTCGAGGGCTTCACGCTGCCTGCCGAGCTGGTGGGCACCGACCCCAACACCGACATCGCGCTGCTCAAGGTCGAGGCCGAAGAGCCGCTGCACTACGTCTCCTTCGGTGACAGCGACGAGGCGCGCGTGGGCGACTGGGTGATGGCCATGGGCAACCCGCTGGGCCAGGGCTTCTCGGTCTCGGCCGGCATCGTCTCGGCCCGCAACCGGGCGCTCTCGGGCACCTACGACGACTACATCCAGACCGACGCTGCCATCAACCGCGGCAACTCCGGTGGTCCGCTGTTCAACATGGACGGCAACGTGATCGGCGTGAACACGGCGATCCTGTCGCCCAACGGTGGCTCCATCGGCATCGGCTTCTCGATGGCGTCGAACGTCGTGACCAAGGTGGTCGACCAGCTCAAGGAATACGGCGAGACCCGCCGCGGCTGGCTTGGCGTCCGCATCCAGGACGTGACCGAAGACATGGCCGAAGCGCTGGGTCTGGCATCGGCCACCGGCGCAATGGTCTCGGACGTGCCGGACGGCCCGGCCAAGGATGCCGGCATGAAGGCCGGTGACGTCATCACCAGCTTCGACGGTAACAAGGTCGAGGACACCCGTCAGCTTGTCCGCATCGTCGGCAACACCGAGGTCGGCAAGTCGGTCCGCGTGGTGGTGAACCGCAACGGCAACTCCGAGACGCTGAAGGTCACCCTCGGCCGTCGCGAGGAAGCCGAGCGCACCTATCCCGCGTCGCAGGAGATGACCCCGGAAGACGAGCCTGCCGAGAGCGAGCTCATGGGGCTGACCCTCAGCCCGCTGACCAGCGACCTGCGCGACGAGCTCGGGCTGCAGTCGAGCGCCAAGGGTCTTGCCGTGACGCAGGTGGACGAGACCTCGGAAGCCTTCGAGAAGGGCCTGCGCGCCGGTGACGTCATCACCGAGGCCGGCCAGTCCGAGGTGCTGAGCATCTCCGACCTCGAGACCAAGATCACCGAGGCGCGCGACGCGGGCCGCAAGTCGATCCTGCTGCTCGTGCGTCGTGGCGGCGACCCGCGCTTCGTGGCGCTGTCGCTGAACCAGGACGAGTAA